One genomic segment of Pseudodesulfovibrio sp. JC047 includes these proteins:
- a CDS encoding methyl-accepting chemotaxis protein yields MAFKDFSLRIKIGGSVCLAVSLILLVYAGIVVSKTESISINSAKQIANEMANRYGNQVKNNIERALDAAVTTAATYEGLVTNKRLVDRKVIDEMQKSVLRSEPSFYGIQSCFEPNALDGRDAEFHATGDPQWEHMGGAYGNYWWEESGTLKVTNLTKYDYPNTRIWYQGPRDKNGPYLTEPYYSDVSKTEIATISVPVKDNGKFIGIVGIDVGLGAFQQMVDGIHPMGSGYAFILSNQGHCVAHPDSSVVGKNFTEAFPRELKSTILNTLEQGKTFEEFVVSPLDNTEYLFVFQPVLLKGTGTPWSIGIAIPRDTIYADANAFVYLSIFLAIGAIVLVIILVLLIVKNITGTLNKVITFAKRIADGNLMAHLDINQKDEIGIMASTLTDMGANLRAVVGDVRTVTGNVASGSEELSSTSVSLSQGATEQAASIEEISSSMEEMASNISQNAENSAKTQNLAHGAAVQAEEGGEAVAGAVTAMRKIADKINIIEEIARQTNLLALNAAIEAARAGEHGKGFAVVAAEVRKLAERSGVAAGEISQLAVESVDVADRAGELLSKLVPDIQHTAELVEDITTASHEQNTGAAQINAAIQQLDSVVQQNAAASEEMSSTSTQLSDQAAHLQATVDFFKLDEENSRLTVQATRPTAQALNPAPSTPRQSAHQASNGIALNMENDEGFERF; encoded by the coding sequence ATGGCATTTAAGGATTTTTCACTTCGGATTAAAATCGGAGGAAGCGTCTGTCTCGCTGTTTCGCTCATCCTCCTTGTTTACGCAGGTATCGTTGTTTCAAAAACAGAATCGATTTCCATTAATTCTGCCAAACAAATAGCCAATGAAATGGCAAACCGGTACGGCAATCAAGTCAAAAACAACATTGAAAGAGCCCTCGATGCCGCCGTGACCACTGCTGCGACCTATGAAGGGCTGGTCACCAACAAACGTCTTGTTGACCGAAAGGTCATCGATGAGATGCAAAAGAGCGTGCTTCGATCCGAGCCCTCTTTCTATGGTATTCAATCCTGTTTCGAACCCAACGCGCTTGATGGCCGAGACGCTGAATTTCACGCCACAGGCGACCCGCAATGGGAACACATGGGCGGCGCATACGGGAACTATTGGTGGGAAGAGTCCGGCACTCTCAAGGTGACGAACCTGACCAAATACGACTACCCCAACACGCGTATCTGGTATCAAGGCCCACGGGACAAAAACGGTCCATACCTCACCGAACCATATTATTCGGATGTTTCCAAAACCGAAATTGCGACCATCAGCGTTCCGGTCAAGGACAACGGAAAATTCATCGGGATCGTCGGTATTGACGTGGGTTTGGGAGCCTTTCAACAGATGGTGGATGGCATTCACCCCATGGGAAGCGGCTATGCATTCATCCTCTCCAACCAAGGGCACTGCGTGGCCCACCCTGACAGCTCGGTCGTGGGCAAGAACTTTACCGAAGCATTTCCCCGGGAATTGAAAAGCACTATCCTCAACACCCTGGAACAGGGAAAGACATTTGAAGAATTCGTGGTTTCTCCCCTAGACAACACCGAATATCTGTTCGTGTTTCAACCGGTTCTGCTCAAGGGGACAGGAACCCCGTGGTCCATCGGCATCGCCATTCCCAGAGACACCATCTATGCGGACGCCAACGCATTCGTCTACCTGAGCATCTTTTTGGCCATCGGAGCGATTGTCCTGGTCATTATCCTGGTGCTTCTGATCGTCAAAAATATTACCGGCACACTGAATAAAGTCATTACCTTCGCCAAAAGAATCGCGGACGGCAATCTCATGGCCCATCTCGATATCAACCAGAAAGACGAGATCGGCATCATGGCTTCGACGCTCACGGATATGGGCGCGAACCTCAGAGCCGTTGTCGGAGACGTGCGCACAGTGACAGGCAACGTGGCCTCCGGTTCGGAAGAGCTTTCCTCCACCTCAGTCTCCTTGTCTCAGGGCGCGACTGAACAGGCTGCGTCCATTGAAGAAATCTCGTCCAGCATGGAAGAAATGGCCTCGAACATCAGCCAGAACGCAGAAAATTCCGCAAAAACGCAAAACCTTGCCCACGGTGCTGCCGTCCAGGCCGAAGAGGGTGGAGAAGCCGTGGCCGGTGCGGTCACCGCCATGCGCAAAATCGCTGACAAGATCAATATCATTGAAGAAATAGCCCGACAAACCAACTTGTTGGCCCTGAACGCCGCCATTGAAGCCGCGCGTGCTGGTGAACACGGCAAGGGATTTGCCGTTGTCGCCGCAGAAGTCAGGAAACTGGCGGAACGGTCCGGTGTGGCTGCGGGAGAAATCAGTCAACTCGCCGTCGAAAGCGTGGATGTCGCGGATCGGGCAGGGGAGCTGCTCAGCAAATTGGTCCCGGACATTCAGCACACGGCGGAATTGGTCGAAGACATCACCACCGCCAGCCACGAACAAAACACTGGTGCAGCGCAAATCAACGCCGCCATCCAGCAGCTCGACAGTGTGGTTCAACAAAATGCCGCGGCTTCGGAAGAAATGTCTTCGACATCGACACAACTGTCCGACCAAGCGGCACATTTGCAAGCCACGGTTGATTTCTTCAAACTCGATGAAGAGAACAGTCGCTTGACTGTCCAGGCAACCCGACCAACGGCACAGGCATTGAATCCCGCACCGTCCACTCCGAGACAGTCGGCCCATCAGGCATCAAACGGCATTGCCCTTAATATGGAAAATGACGAAGGATTTGAGCGATTCTAA
- a CDS encoding Crp/Fnr family transcriptional regulator codes for MQIPTLKNAIRNFPIFSQLQEHQLDRLASHAEIMEFPKRSLFFSEDNAAHGLHVLLSGLVKLFKISEDGKEQTIFLFGPGEPFCLCSAFSDGRLPANLAALEKSTVLFIPPKEFDAMVREDPSILLAMMRVMSRRLKEAMDMIDSLSLKQIPSRLMAYFETHHTNGLVSLDISHRELAKIIGITPEALSRTLKKMVDHGSISMDGTDFVLADIPS; via the coding sequence ATGCAGATACCCACTCTCAAGAACGCCATTCGGAATTTCCCCATATTTTCCCAACTTCAGGAGCACCAGCTCGATCGGCTGGCCTCCCACGCGGAAATCATGGAATTCCCCAAACGCTCTCTGTTTTTCAGCGAAGACAATGCAGCCCACGGACTTCATGTTCTGCTATCCGGACTGGTCAAGCTTTTCAAAATATCCGAAGACGGCAAGGAACAGACCATTTTCCTCTTTGGCCCTGGAGAACCATTCTGTCTCTGTTCGGCTTTTTCCGATGGACGACTCCCTGCCAATCTCGCGGCATTGGAAAAAAGTACCGTCCTCTTCATTCCCCCGAAGGAATTCGACGCCATGGTCCGCGAAGATCCGTCCATCCTCCTTGCCATGATGCGCGTCATGTCCAGACGGCTCAAGGAAGCCATGGACATGATCGATTCCCTCTCGCTCAAGCAGATACCCTCACGGCTCATGGCCTACTTTGAAACTCACCACACCAACGGTCTGGTTTCTCTGGATATCTCACACCGGGAACTGGCCAAGATCATCGGCATCACGCCAGAAGCCTTGTCCCGCACGCTCAAGAAGATGGTTGACCACGGTTCCATTTCCATGGACGGCACCGACTTCGTGCTCGCCGACATCCCATCCTGA
- a CDS encoding bile acid:sodium symporter translates to MFGILQKITKNLVVAIPVMMTAGFLYGLFADARWLTALIVPFTFLMVYPMMVTLKIKKVFEGGDGKAQILTQLLNFGVVPFLAYGIGLLFFKDAPSLALGLLLVGLVPTSGMTISWTGFAKGNMSAAIKMTVIGLVCGSLATPVYVQALMGETLSIEILAVFKQIVLIVFLPMFLGFVTQRALVKRYGQTVFQKKVGPKFPPISTLGVLGIVFVALALKARTIVSAPEVLFDILVPLILIYSVNFVLSTVIGKFFLSRDDAIALVYGSVMRNLSIALAIALNAFGQKGSDAALVLALAYVIQVQSAAWYVRFTSRIFGFPQAVVENMVSPPLKG, encoded by the coding sequence ATGTTTGGAATCCTTCAAAAAATAACGAAAAATCTGGTCGTCGCCATCCCTGTGATGATGACGGCCGGGTTTCTGTATGGATTGTTTGCCGACGCGCGCTGGCTTACAGCCCTGATCGTCCCGTTCACTTTTCTCATGGTGTACCCCATGATGGTCACGCTCAAGATCAAAAAGGTCTTTGAGGGGGGCGATGGCAAAGCTCAAATACTGACACAGCTCTTGAATTTCGGGGTGGTCCCTTTTTTGGCGTATGGCATTGGTCTCCTTTTTTTCAAAGACGCTCCCTCCCTGGCCCTCGGACTGCTTTTGGTCGGATTGGTCCCGACCAGTGGAATGACCATTTCCTGGACCGGGTTTGCCAAGGGAAACATGTCTGCCGCCATCAAGATGACCGTTATCGGGCTGGTGTGTGGCTCGTTGGCAACCCCTGTGTATGTGCAGGCACTCATGGGAGAAACACTGTCCATAGAGATTCTGGCCGTTTTCAAACAGATTGTGCTGATCGTATTTTTGCCCATGTTTTTGGGATTTGTGACCCAACGGGCCTTGGTCAAACGATATGGGCAGACTGTTTTTCAAAAAAAGGTGGGACCAAAGTTCCCTCCGATTTCCACCCTTGGTGTTCTTGGGATCGTGTTTGTGGCTCTGGCTCTCAAAGCACGCACCATTGTCTCGGCCCCGGAAGTCTTGTTCGATATACTCGTACCGCTTATTTTGATCTATTCGGTGAATTTTGTATTGAGTACTGTTATAGGTAAGTTCTTTTTGTCACGAGATGACGCTATCGCCCTGGTCTATGGGTCGGTCATGCGCAACCTGTCCATTGCCCTTGCCATCGCCCTGAATGCATTTGGCCAAAAAGGCTCGGATGCCGCTCTGGTCCTGGCTTTGGCCTATGTCATACAGGTGCAGTCCGCCGCCTGGTACGTGCGGTTTACCTCACGGATTTTCGGGTTTCCCCAGGCCGTGGTCGAAAACATGGTTTCTCCCCCTCTTAAGGGATAG
- a CDS encoding cytochrome b/b6 domain-containing protein → MHQKSMKKIYLYSKFERFWHWFQAVTIILLLLTGFEIHGSFELLGFMGAVDLHNTVGLLWLGMFFFFVFWMFVTHEYKQYIPTTKKLFEVVRYYSSGIFKGEDHPVHKSLSAKHNPMQRLTYLGLTAILLPFQMVTGFLYWGYNNWADWGLSFLSLRVVAVLHLIGGFALLIFLIIHVYMTTTGHSVTAHVAAMFSGWEEVPEDFEVEEWEKKSS, encoded by the coding sequence ATGCATCAAAAATCCATGAAAAAAATATATCTGTATTCCAAGTTCGAACGGTTTTGGCATTGGTTTCAGGCTGTCACGATCATTCTGCTTTTGTTAACAGGATTTGAAATCCACGGCTCCTTTGAGTTGTTGGGGTTCATGGGGGCGGTCGACCTGCACAATACCGTGGGGCTGTTGTGGCTTGGCATGTTCTTTTTCTTTGTTTTCTGGATGTTTGTCACGCACGAATACAAACAGTATATCCCGACCACCAAAAAGCTTTTCGAAGTGGTACGATATTACAGTTCCGGCATATTCAAAGGAGAAGATCATCCCGTTCACAAGTCCCTGAGTGCCAAACACAACCCCATGCAACGGTTGACCTATCTTGGCCTGACCGCCATTTTGTTGCCGTTCCAGATGGTGACTGGCTTTCTGTATTGGGGATATAATAATTGGGCTGACTGGGGCTTGAGTTTCCTTTCTCTTCGGGTGGTGGCTGTGTTGCACCTGATCGGGGGCTTTGCCCTTCTCATCTTCCTGATCATTCATGTCTATATGACGACCACGGGGCATTCAGTGACCGCACATGTGGCGGCCATGTTTTCCGGCTGGGAAGAAGTGCCTGAAGACTTTGAAGTGGAAGAGTGGGAAAAAAAATCCTCATAA
- a CDS encoding tetrathionate reductase family octaheme c-type cytochrome, with protein MALAVLLVVVHVGVGWAAVDHENAPGRKLAIQATKAKPLTQTITADHSQFAQLRFDSEAQKTMQPEAVTKACLGCHNLAALQFHETIHWTWRDKDEAGNPAKFGKGGISVNNFUINTASNEARCTSCHAGYGWKDIHFDFSSQEKVDCLVCHERTGTYKKFPAGAGYPAKYVADPLHPGEQKGVVFKSNGKTYFAPDWSLVAQSVGRPTRKNCGTCHFFGGGADAVKHGDLDSSLVNPDKTLDVHMGTRGSGGQDFACTRCHTTRNHHIAGRIYEKPAAVERKSLLQDDLGDKIMCESCHGDQPHMSGGMYSKLNDHTDRVACQACHIPEFARAQSTKMWWDWSRAGRLVGGKSKVIGPAGKPIFLKKKGEFVWEKDVVPEYYWFDGTMDHVTTEDAIDPSGAVWLNRPKGDLNDPDSRIMPFKVHRAISPYDKINKTMVIPHLYPFDKTDKTAYWKGFDWEKAIEVGMKYAGQQYSGEFGFVETAYAFPTTHMVAPREHALKCMQCHAPDGRLATLSGVYLPGRDTTRIVDSMGWFGVGIALFAVVVHGVMRFTSGLKRKER; from the coding sequence ATGGCCCTGGCAGTGTTGCTTGTGGTGGTGCATGTTGGAGTTGGGTGGGCCGCAGTGGATCATGAGAATGCTCCTGGCAGAAAGTTGGCTATTCAGGCGACCAAGGCAAAACCGCTGACACAGACGATCACGGCGGATCACAGTCAGTTTGCGCAATTGCGATTTGACTCGGAAGCCCAGAAGACCATGCAACCTGAAGCGGTGACCAAGGCGTGTCTCGGATGTCACAACCTGGCCGCGTTGCAGTTTCATGAAACAATCCACTGGACATGGCGCGACAAGGATGAGGCCGGCAATCCTGCCAAATTCGGAAAAGGGGGCATTTCCGTCAACAATTTCTGAATTAACACGGCAAGCAACGAGGCTCGTTGCACATCATGTCATGCCGGGTATGGTTGGAAGGACATCCATTTTGATTTCTCGTCACAGGAAAAAGTTGACTGTCTCGTGTGTCATGAACGCACGGGAACGTACAAGAAGTTTCCGGCTGGCGCTGGCTACCCTGCGAAATATGTCGCGGACCCGCTGCATCCAGGTGAACAGAAAGGGGTGGTGTTCAAATCAAATGGGAAAACCTATTTTGCCCCAGATTGGTCGTTGGTGGCTCAGTCTGTTGGGCGACCGACACGGAAAAATTGTGGCACCTGCCATTTCTTCGGCGGTGGGGCAGATGCCGTTAAACATGGAGATCTGGATTCATCATTGGTGAATCCAGACAAGACACTCGACGTTCATATGGGCACAAGGGGATCCGGGGGGCAGGATTTTGCGTGTACCCGATGTCACACCACGCGTAATCACCATATTGCCGGGCGAATTTATGAAAAACCGGCTGCCGTTGAGCGCAAGAGTCTGCTTCAGGATGACCTTGGAGACAAGATCATGTGTGAATCTTGCCATGGCGATCAGCCACACATGAGCGGGGGTATGTATTCCAAACTCAATGACCACACCGACAGGGTGGCCTGTCAGGCGTGTCACATTCCTGAATTCGCCCGTGCGCAGTCCACCAAGATGTGGTGGGATTGGTCCAGAGCCGGTCGGCTGGTCGGTGGCAAGTCCAAGGTCATCGGACCTGCGGGAAAACCCATTTTTCTCAAGAAAAAAGGGGAATTTGTTTGGGAAAAGGACGTGGTTCCAGAATATTATTGGTTTGATGGAACAATGGATCATGTCACGACCGAAGACGCCATTGATCCTTCGGGAGCGGTGTGGTTGAATCGGCCCAAAGGCGATTTGAACGACCCGGATTCTCGAATCATGCCGTTCAAGGTCCATCGGGCCATCTCACCCTATGACAAGATCAACAAGACCATGGTGATTCCGCATCTCTATCCTTTTGATAAGACGGACAAGACTGCCTATTGGAAAGGGTTTGACTGGGAGAAAGCCATTGAGGTCGGCATGAAATACGCGGGGCAGCAGTACAGCGGCGAATTCGGGTTTGTTGAAACAGCGTATGCCTTCCCCACCACGCATATGGTCGCGCCTCGGGAACACGCGCTCAAATGTATGCAGTGTCATGCCCCTGATGGTCGGCTTGCAACCCTTTCAGGGGTGTATCTGCCGGGTCGGGACACGACACGAATTGTGGATTCCATGGGATGGTTTGGCGTTGGTATCGCATTGTTTGCGGTCGTGGTTCATGGCGTCATGCGCTTTACTTCAGGGCTCAAAAGGAAAGAGAGGTAA